AAGCGTGTTTTGAGGGTTGCATTCATGTCTCAATCTGCTACCCCAGAGTCTTTGTTGACGGATATTGACATGGCGCTTTCGTCTGCGGAGGACACCTCTGCATTATTAGCTGACGATATCGCAGACATTGAATTTCCTCCTAGTGATTTATTAAGTGATGAACCGCCCTTGGAAACAGATTTTCATCGCGATCAAATTGATTTATTAATTCGTCTACTCAAATGGTGGTGGCGTGAACGAGAAGACTTTTATGTTTCTGGCAACTTGACGATTTACTATAATGAACGACAACTCAAATCGCGTGACTTCCGAGGACCTGACTTTTTTGTCGTCTTGGGTACGCAAAAAAAAGACCGTAAAAGTTGGATAGTGTGGCATGAAGAGGGTCAATATCCTAATGTGATTGTCGAGATTTTGTCGGATAAGACAGCAGTTGTTGATAAAGGTTTGAAAAAACAGCTTTATCAAGATACGTTTCGCACGCCAGAGTATTTTTGGTTTGATCCGGTGAGTTTAGGATTTAAAGGATTTCATCTGCAAAACGGTCAGTATGAAGAAATCGCACCCACACA
The nucleotide sequence above comes from Gloeocapsopsis sp. IPPAS B-1203. Encoded proteins:
- a CDS encoding Uma2 family endonuclease, with translation MALSSAEDTSALLADDIADIEFPPSDLLSDEPPLETDFHRDQIDLLIRLLKWWWREREDFYVSGNLTIYYNERQLKSRDFRGPDFFVVLGTQKKDRKSWIVWHEEGQYPNVIVEILSDKTAVVDKGLKKQLYQDTFRTPEYFWFDPVSLGFKGFHLQNGQYEEIAPTQEGRLWSRQLELYLGVHERKLRLFTADNILIPSPEERVEEMEQTIERLREQLRSQGIEPES